In the genome of Anomalospiza imberbis isolate Cuckoo-Finch-1a 21T00152 chromosome 29, ASM3175350v1, whole genome shotgun sequence, one region contains:
- the ACKR1 gene encoding atypical chemokine receptor 1, with amino-acid sequence MGNCIPVTPGILETPGTLDLEEIMGDLSSYNDTFSNDTFLDYDATPCHNRFCPLFQRVAPPFLAGTCAAAALATGALLVALAKRPQAWRWPQSRALVAQLALATALFAALLPALAAGVAWGWHLGTGLCRLTHLLWYWSVFAQALLVASGSCGTAWARWDPRSRRLAVALWAVALLLATPAALVSGVAADTACVQRGVGILAPAYLLHLALCLCLLLLLPAGLLLAALAVPRLRASWATGAGLTWLFLGLWGPYGAGLAAEFLLQAGLLEPTCGSFEHFDLALGLSEGLGVLHCGLGPLALLLARRCRRDAGAAGGC; translated from the exons ATGGGCAACTGTATCCCCGTG ACCCCCGGCATCCTGGAGACCCCGGGCACCCTGGACCTGGAGGAAATCATGGGCGACCTCTCCTCCTACAACGACACATTCAGCAACGACACCTTCCTGGACTACGACGCCACACCCTGCCACAACCGCTTCTGTCCCCTCTTCCAGCGAGTGGCTCCCCCTTTCCTGGCCGGCACCTGCGCCGCGGCCGCGCTGGCCACCGGCGCCTTGCTGGTGGCCCTGGCCAAGCGTCCCCAGGCGTGGCGGTGGCCGCAGAGCCGCGCGTTGGTGGCACAGCTGGCGCTGGCCACGGCGCTGTTCGCGGCGCTGCTGCCGGCGCTGGCCGCGGGCGTGGCGTGGGGCTGGCACCTTGGCACGGGGCTGTGTCGCCTCACGCACCTCCTGTGGTACTGGAGCGTCTTCGCCCAGGCGCTGCTGGTGGCCAGCGGCTCCTGCGGCACCGCCTGGGCTCGCTGGGacccccggagccgccgcctGGCCGTGGCCCTGTGGGCAGTGGCGCTGCTCTTGGCCACGCCGGCCGCTCTGGTCAGCGGCGTGGCGGCGGACACCGCCTGCGTCCAGCGCGGCGTAGGCATCCTGGCACCGGCGTACCTGCTGCACCTGGCCCTGtgcctctgcctgctgctgctgctgcccgcggggctgctgctggccgcgctGGCAGTGCCGCGCCTCAGGGCGAGCTGGGCGACCGGAGCCGGGCTCACCTGGCTCttcctggggctctgggggccCTACGGAGCGGGGCTGGCCGCGGAGTTCCTGCTGCAGGCCGGGCTGCTGGAGCCCACCTGCGGCTCCTTCGAGCACTTCGACCTCGCGCTGGGGCTGAgcgaggggctgggggtgctgcaCTGTGGCCTCGGGCCCCTGGCGCTGCTCCtcgcccggcgctgccgccgcgaTGCCGGTGCTGCCGGGGGCTGCTGA
- the LOC137463566 gene encoding serum amyloid P-component-like: protein MGHLQLWLPVLAGLVGIMAQEDLYRKVFVFRKDPSDAFVVLRARLEQPLHNFTVCLRSYTDLTRPHSLFSYATKAQDNEILLFKPKPEEYRFYVGGKFVTFRVPEGRRDWEHVCASWESATGVAEFWLNGKPWPRKGLQRGYTVGATAAILLGQEQDSFGGGFDLYNSFSGELTDIYLWDTGLSPDKMRAAFLSLRLPPALLAWNSLSYEVKGDVVVKPRLREAPQA from the exons ATGGGccacctgcagctctggctgcccgTCCTGGCCGGGCTCGTGGGGATCATGGCCCAGGAAG ACCTGTACCGAAAGGTGTTCGTGTTCCGGAAGGATCCCAGCGATGCCTTCGTGGTGCTGCGGGcgcggctggagcagcccctgcacaaCTTCACCGTGTGCCTGCGCTCCTACACCGACCTCACACGGCCCCACAGCCTCTTCTCCTACGCCACCAAAGCCCAGGACAACGAGATCCTGCTCTTCAAGCCCAAACCCGAGGAGTACCGCTTCTACGTGGGGGGGAAGTTTGTCACCTTCCGCGTCCCCGAAGGCCGCAGGGACTGGGAGCATGTGTGTGCCAGCTGGGAATCCGCCACCGGTGTGGCCGAGTTCTGGCTCAACGGGAAGCCCTGGCCGAggaaggggctgcagaggggctACACAGTGGGGGCCACGGCTGCCatcctgctggggcaggagcaggacagctTCGGTGGTGGCTTCGATCTCTACAACTCCTTCTCGGGGGAGCTGACCGACATCTACCTGTGGGACACGGGGCTGTCGCCGGACAAGATGCGCGCAGCCTTCCTCTCCCTGCGCCTGCCGCCTGCGCTGCTGGCCTGGAACAGCCTCAGCTACGAGGTGAAGGGAGATGTGGTGGTGAAACCCCGGCTCCGGGAGGCACCGCAGGCCTGA
- the LOC137463567 gene encoding serum amyloid P-component-like, with amino-acid sequence MGLLWLCLLILAALFGPTAPQDLGSSVLVFPQESQSAHVQVTAKLEQPLNNFTVCLRSYTDLTRPYSLFSYATKKQSNEILLFKPKPGQYELSVGNKFLSFTVPEILGKSEHVCVSWESSTGIVGFWFNGKPWPRKGLQKGYTVGVPASILLGQDQDSFGGGFDAKQSFVGEISSVYMWDTGISDSEVLLAIDDTPGQTPIFGWRNFPYKIVDEVYLKP; translated from the exons ATGGGGCTGCTGTGGCTCTGCCTCCTCATCCTCGCTGCGCTCTTTGGTCCCACGGCCCCACAAG ACCTGGGCAGCTCGGTGTTAGTGTTCCCCCAAGAGTCCCAAAGCGCCCACGTGCAGGTGACGGCaaagctggagcagcccctgaACAACTTCACCGTGTGCCTGAGGTCCTACACCGACCTCACACGGCCCTACAGCCTCTTCTCCTACGCCACCAAAAAACAGAGCAACGAGATCCTCCTCTTCAAGCCCAAACCTGGCCAATATGAGCTCTCTGTGGGGAACAAGTTCTTGTCCTTCACGGTGCCTGAAATTCTCGGGAAGAGCGAGCACGTCTGCGTCAGCTGGGAATCCTCCACGGGCATCGTGGGTTTCTGGTTCAACGGGAAGCCATGGCCAAGGAAGGGGCTGCAGAAGGGCTACACGGTGGGAGTGCCGGCGTCCATCCTGCTGGGGCAGGACCAGGACAGCTTTGGAGGTGGTTTCGATGCCAAGCAGTCCTTCGTGGGGGAGATTTCGTCCGTGTACATGTGGGACACGGGGATCTCCGACTCGGAGGTGTTGTTGGCCATAGATGACACACCTGGCCAAACTCCCATTTTTGGCTGGAGGAATTTCCCCTACAAAATCGTGGACGAGGTGTATCTGAAGCCCTGA
- the DUSP23 gene encoding dual specificity protein phosphatase 23: MGACKPPNFSWVVEGRLAGLAMPREPGHYRYLRERGVRHLVSLTERAPPHHGCCPQIQLHRLRVADFTPPSPEQIQSFLQIVEEANGRGEAVAVHCMLGHGRTGTLLACYLCKEQHLAAGDAIREIRRLRPGSIETAEQEQAVLRFCQCLCTGEET, from the exons ATGGGTGCATGCAAGCCCCCGAACTTCTCATGGGTGGTCGAGGGGCGGCTGGCGGGGCTGGCCATGCCACGGGAGCCAGGGCACTACCGGTACCTGCGGGAGCGCGGCGTGCGACACCTGGTGTCCCTGACCGAGCGGGCCCCACCCCACCACGGCTGCTGTCCCCAAATCCAGCTCCACCGGCTCCGCGTGGCCGACTTCACCCCCCCGAGCCCTGAGCAGATCCAGAGCTTCCTGCAGATCGTGGAGGAGGCCAATGGTCGCGGGGAG gccGTGGCAGTGCACTGCATGCTGGGCCACGGCCGGACGGGCACGCTGCTGGCCTGTTACCTGTGCAAGGAGCAGCACCTGGCCGCTGGTGACGCCATCCGCGAGATCCGGCGCCTCCGACCCGGCTCCATCGAGactgcagagcaggagcaggccGTGCTCCGCTTCTGCCAGTGCCTGTG CACTGGCGAGGAGACCTGA